The following coding sequences are from one Candidatus Nitrohelix vancouverensis window:
- a CDS encoding sulfatase, with translation MTITQHLSIKKRAFLIVFAFTLLGAASWQGIRLVQIFSGEASPTRANLIIVTLDTLRPDHLNAYGYSRDTSPVMQALANEGLLFENAFSIATNSAPSHASLLTGLYPFQHGLVDNGQALPDHAPILSDFLKGKGYETAAFVGYYALAEESGLNRGFDTFEYHKIESHDHDDKSLEKDIAVFTAFRNWLENWSNLTKEPSNEVSQRENFFVWLHVQNIHESYDPPPPYDSMYADIPPPQTLEGFDGLFNIRCSNDLATAWRQGLLPDEFKGPVQALYDGEIRLVDDQLGELIDLLKRKGLYDNTALLLVADHGELLFEYPEGGVFKKGPGHTARYYDPAIRIPLIIKPPKAKAMQPHRVKRMVSSIDVAPTALDLLGFPSVAGLAGHSLLNDTHTPYVFAQETPYETEYEMIRSKDWKLVRETDDFGDERRLLFDLRNAGIENEVSEQHPEKVSEYVALLDQWRRDHTSKPSVQDNKEISDAMRAALIAGGYLPKETP, from the coding sequence ATGACCATCACTCAACATCTCTCAATAAAAAAACGGGCGTTCCTCATCGTTTTTGCGTTCACTCTGCTAGGCGCGGCTTCATGGCAGGGAATCCGACTCGTCCAAATCTTTAGCGGCGAAGCCTCTCCCACGCGAGCGAATCTCATCATCGTCACCCTCGACACCTTGCGCCCCGATCATCTCAACGCCTATGGTTACTCGCGCGACACCAGCCCCGTCATGCAAGCGCTCGCCAATGAAGGTTTGCTGTTTGAAAACGCCTTCAGCATCGCCACCAATTCCGCGCCTTCGCACGCCAGCCTGCTGACAGGACTGTACCCCTTCCAGCATGGGCTGGTCGACAACGGGCAAGCTCTACCCGATCACGCGCCGATTCTATCAGATTTTTTAAAAGGCAAGGGTTACGAAACCGCCGCCTTTGTCGGTTATTATGCGCTCGCCGAGGAATCGGGTCTCAACCGCGGCTTCGACACCTTTGAATATCATAAAATAGAAAGCCACGACCACGACGATAAATCTCTGGAAAAAGACATCGCCGTATTCACGGCGTTTCGCAACTGGCTCGAAAACTGGAGCAATCTCACAAAAGAGCCGTCAAATGAGGTCAGTCAAAGAGAAAATTTCTTCGTCTGGCTGCATGTTCAAAATATTCATGAAAGTTACGACCCGCCGCCGCCCTACGATTCCATGTACGCCGACATTCCGCCGCCTCAAACGCTGGAAGGGTTCGACGGTCTCTTCAACATCCGTTGCTCCAACGATCTGGCGACGGCATGGCGACAAGGCCTGTTGCCGGACGAATTCAAAGGACCTGTTCAGGCTTTGTACGATGGCGAAATCCGTCTGGTCGACGATCAACTCGGCGAGTTGATCGACCTGCTGAAACGAAAAGGCCTTTACGACAACACCGCCCTCTTGCTGGTCGCCGATCACGGAGAACTTCTGTTCGAGTATCCAGAGGGAGGCGTTTTTAAAAAGGGACCGGGGCACACCGCCCGATATTACGACCCGGCCATCCGCATTCCGCTAATCATCAAACCGCCAAAAGCAAAAGCGATGCAACCGCACCGGGTGAAACGCATGGTCTCAAGCATCGACGTTGCGCCGACCGCTCTTGACCTGCTCGGCTTCCCGTCCGTCGCCGGGCTAGCCGGTCATTCGCTCCTGAACGATACGCACACGCCCTATGTGTTCGCGCAGGAAACTCCCTATGAAACCGAATATGAAATGATTCGCTCCAAGGACTGGAAATTGGTCCGTGAAACTGATGACTTTGGCGACGAGCGTCGCCTCCTGTTTGATCTGCGCAACGCAGGAATAGAAAATGAAGTGTCTGAACAACATCCCGAAAAAGTCAGCGAGTACGTCGCGCTCCTCGATCAATGGAGGCGCGATCATACTTCCAAGCCCTCAGTTCAGGACAATAAAGAAATCAGCGACGCCATGCGCGCCGCGCTGATTGCAGGCGGCTATCTGCCAAAGGAAACGCCATGA
- a CDS encoding amino acid adenylation domain-containing protein: MKDQVVLAIDYLKTTVERYPDKTAIVDSGASVSFLQVWNRALHLARWISVRFPDRGLPVAIDLPKSIDAIIALVAVQLSGNIYAPLDPESPPGRKREIFKSLGEFLWLREEAGRITLNDEVYDEAPVQSENLAGLEQALLERLAHGADACPLYIMHTSGTTGRPKGVAISNASVIDYIEWAIETYAVSEAETIGSQAPLCFDNSTLDLYLCFFTGATLHLIPRDTLAFPPLLGEYLESIRINFIFWTPSLISNMLALKIWRSGEVPGLKKILFAGEAMPLSVLRQLRELFPDALLSNLYGPTEATVDTTYWIFGDELESLEATPIGKPCRNHRILLLDDAGHLIERADTPGEICIAGAGVALGYWNEPELTRQAFIANPEPGRCDEIIYKTGDMGYVSGKDALIYLTGRNDGQFKHQGHRIESGEIENALNALEGIAQSCVFYDADSKAIIACYMAVKGYEGPPQRADFKDRLPTYMFPRRFIKVETFPQTVNGKLDRKALREQYNQGRYE, translated from the coding sequence TTGAAAGATCAAGTCGTGCTGGCGATTGATTATTTGAAAACGACGGTTGAACGATATCCCGACAAGACGGCGATTGTCGACTCCGGCGCAAGCGTTTCGTTTTTACAAGTCTGGAATCGCGCCCTGCATCTGGCTCGCTGGATCAGCGTTCGATTTCCTGATCGCGGTTTGCCTGTGGCGATCGACCTGCCCAAATCCATCGACGCCATTATAGCTCTGGTCGCGGTTCAATTGAGCGGTAATATTTACGCGCCGCTCGACCCGGAAAGTCCGCCGGGGAGAAAACGAGAGATTTTTAAATCGCTGGGCGAGTTCCTCTGGCTCAGAGAAGAGGCTGGGCGGATCACATTGAACGACGAGGTCTACGACGAAGCGCCCGTTCAATCAGAGAATCTGGCGGGATTGGAGCAAGCCTTGCTCGAACGATTGGCGCACGGAGCCGACGCTTGTCCCCTGTACATCATGCACACTTCGGGCACGACGGGCAGACCGAAAGGCGTCGCCATTTCCAACGCTTCGGTGATCGATTATATTGAATGGGCGATTGAAACCTACGCGGTCAGCGAGGCCGAGACGATCGGCAGTCAGGCGCCGCTTTGTTTTGATAACTCGACTCTGGACCTTTACCTTTGTTTTTTCACGGGAGCGACTCTGCACTTGATCCCGCGGGACACGCTGGCCTTTCCCCCCTTGCTGGGAGAATACCTGGAATCGATCCGGATCAATTTCATTTTCTGGACGCCTTCCTTGATTTCCAATATGCTTGCGTTGAAAATCTGGCGCAGTGGAGAGGTTCCCGGTCTGAAAAAAATTCTGTTCGCCGGTGAGGCGATGCCCTTGAGCGTGTTGCGTCAGTTGCGGGAACTATTTCCCGACGCCTTGTTGTCCAACTTGTACGGACCGACGGAAGCGACGGTCGATACGACCTACTGGATTTTCGGCGATGAACTGGAATCGCTCGAAGCGACGCCAATCGGCAAACCCTGCCGCAATCACCGTATCCTTCTGCTCGACGATGCGGGGCATTTGATCGAACGCGCGGATACGCCTGGGGAAATTTGCATCGCCGGAGCGGGGGTCGCGCTGGGCTATTGGAACGAGCCGGAGTTGACGCGACAGGCGTTCATCGCAAACCCGGAGCCGGGGCGCTGTGATGAGATCATTTATAAAACCGGCGATATGGGATACGTATCGGGCAAGGATGCCTTGATTTATCTGACGGGACGCAACGACGGTCAGTTCAAGCATCAGGGGCATCGCATCGAGTCCGGGGAAATCGAAAACGCCTTGAACGCGCTGGAGGGAATCGCGCAGTCCTGCGTGTTTTACGACGCGGACAGCAAGGCGATCATCGCCTGCTATATGGCGGTGAAGGGCTACGAAGGGCCGCCGCAACGCGCGGACTTCAAAGACCGTTTACCGACCTATATGTTTCCACGACGCTTTATCAAGGTGGAGACCTTTCCGCAGACGGTTAACGGCAAGCTGGATCGAAAGGCTCTCCGCGAACAATACAATCAAGGGCGTTATGAGTAA
- a CDS encoding type II secretion system protein, which translates to MLHFQKNEGFRKGDSGFTLIEVISVILILGILAAVVLPLINTGNIGVTTAASTVRTDIRFVQELAMSRNPSTTGEIGITFTTGQTSYSITDPKNMFSVTRQLPEGVFISSGATVSFNKHGEPENGGLDTTVQISDGNESVTITVKAYSGRVTYA; encoded by the coding sequence ATGCTTCATTTTCAAAAAAACGAAGGTTTCCGCAAGGGAGATTCCGGGTTCACTCTGATAGAAGTCATCAGCGTGATCCTTATTTTAGGGATTCTCGCCGCAGTGGTCCTGCCCTTAATAAACACCGGCAACATTGGCGTGACCACGGCGGCTTCTACCGTGCGCACGGATATTCGTTTTGTTCAGGAACTGGCAATGTCGCGCAACCCTTCGACGACGGGTGAAATCGGGATCACTTTCACTACAGGGCAGACGAGTTACAGCATCACGGACCCCAAGAATATGTTTAGCGTCACTCGTCAACTGCCTGAAGGCGTCTTTATATCTTCAGGAGCCACGGTTTCATTCAACAAACATGGCGAACCGGAAAACGGCGGACTCGATACAACGGTACAGATCAGCGATGGAAACGAAAGCGTGACGATCACCGTGAAGGCCTACTCGGGGCGGGTGACTTATGCTTGA
- a CDS encoding prepilin-type N-terminal cleavage/methylation domain-containing protein — MLDSKIRTACPGPRLQFMRRLANDDSGMTLIEIIIAIVLIGIAIPSIMIPFSGLGDSQRPEIAVQATYLAQRQMEAFAELGYDDLAASTDSHSTCANFVANGTGLGNISCSVADFTDYTYTWSIEDVTAGTPSTQSGGATFGKKVTLTITHSSGDSYEFYEFFGM; from the coding sequence ATGCTTGATTCTAAAATTAGAACCGCGTGCCCGGGGCCGCGACTTCAATTCATGAGGCGCCTTGCCAACGATGATTCGGGCATGACCTTGATAGAAATCATCATTGCCATCGTGCTGATTGGCATTGCGATTCCCAGCATCATGATTCCGTTTTCCGGTTTGGGCGATTCGCAGAGACCGGAGATCGCCGTGCAGGCCACTTATCTTGCGCAGAGGCAGATGGAGGCCTTTGCCGAACTGGGCTATGACGATCTGGCCGCGTCGACGGATTCGCATTCAACCTGCGCCAATTTTGTCGCCAATGGAACCGGGCTGGGGAATATCTCCTGCTCGGTAGCGGATTTTACGGATTACACTTATACATGGTCTATAGAAGACGTCACCGCCGGAACGCCCAGCACGCAGAGCGGCGGCGCAACGTTTGGTAAGAAAGTCACCTTGACGATCACGCATTCGTCGGGCGACTCCTACGAATTCTATGAATTTTTTGGAATGTGA
- a CDS encoding prepilin-type N-terminal cleavage/methylation domain-containing protein — protein sequence MTRRVRTDNRRGGEAGFTLIELIIGMVLIGILGGFSVQFLSRTMQMGQLVSGQKSLVDEAKIALDRMAREVRFANSIASFTSTSITITTSGYAQDTSTNVSYSYSGGVLTRTGDVSGAHTIAENISSFSITQSGSSFYEFKMTLTDTDGQNFKLMTAVFPRSKVGV from the coding sequence ATGACGCGACGGGTACGTACAGATAATCGGCGCGGAGGCGAAGCGGGCTTCACTTTGATCGAACTCATCATCGGCATGGTGTTGATTGGTATTCTGGGTGGGTTCTCGGTCCAGTTCCTGTCGCGCACGATGCAAATGGGGCAGTTGGTGTCCGGGCAGAAAAGTCTGGTGGATGAAGCAAAAATTGCGCTCGACCGTATGGCGCGCGAGGTTCGATTCGCCAATAGCATCGCCAGTTTCACGTCGACCTCGATCACGATAACCACTTCCGGTTATGCGCAGGACACGTCGACAAATGTCAGCTATTCGTATTCCGGCGGAGTTTTGACCAGAACGGGCGACGTTTCCGGAGCGCACACGATTGCTGAGAATATTTCCAGTTTCTCGATCACGCAATCGGGAAGCAGTTTTTATGAATTCAAAATGACTCTGACCGATACGGATGGACAGAATTTTAAATTAATGACGGCGGTATTTCCAAGGTCCAAAGTGGGCGTATGA
- a CDS encoding pilus assembly protein PilM: MKLQLPSKINKINQPSIGLDIGFNSIKVVEIISREKGFEIVRFGLTEIPAEIAQEKKRAPALGALIRRMFSENNIKGKKVYISVSGHNVVIRTAVLPKMPLDELKDAIKWNAREEVLFDLEKADIAYHIVKETEIDGSIFYEVLTVFVREDVIPFMVDIVRQAGLQPLGVTVVPMALWDYDLAVNTVKPHQVTSYIDMGSERTRVYFVSESQLLFSREIPNGGKNITASLVGDYEIENRDTVTVDEVRAETIKKTFGLPAEDAAGKTEEGIPLTVIRERILPVVTKQVEEFNRSIEYFKNKYKTDKVHRLIISGGGVGLKGMYQLLDQSLDMEIDRCNTLFQAKTGSLELTKEQAKMIGPSLTAAAGLAVGQCSKIDLLPERFKFSVKKLLIKLAPFAFIPFLLAGMASYSMQLREEIKVDEKKLEENKALLASLQNKLGEMQGPKKEIDGLENKIQNLKREKRSFPGSSSAPVDFWEILEEIAMATGSNVSLSQLHYTDASFGKEDDEEEGLAPQLNRLMIRLQGNIFGEDLGAQVSLRNFLEDLRKSPAFKEIHIIKTEPVKDGRFTSPGLTFELNLIPHERNTA; encoded by the coding sequence ATGAAACTTCAACTTCCCTCAAAAATAAATAAAATCAATCAACCAAGCATCGGCCTGGATATCGGCTTCAATTCCATCAAGGTGGTGGAAATTATAAGCCGTGAAAAGGGTTTTGAAATTGTCCGGTTTGGTTTGACGGAGATTCCCGCCGAGATCGCGCAGGAGAAAAAACGCGCGCCAGCCCTGGGCGCTTTGATCCGCAGAATGTTTTCGGAAAATAACATTAAAGGGAAAAAAGTTTATATTTCTGTCAGCGGACACAACGTCGTTATCCGAACTGCCGTTCTTCCCAAGATGCCGCTGGATGAGTTGAAAGACGCGATCAAGTGGAATGCAAGAGAGGAAGTTCTGTTCGATCTGGAAAAAGCGGACATTGCTTATCATATCGTCAAGGAAACTGAAATAGACGGCTCCATTTTCTACGAAGTCCTCACAGTGTTTGTGCGCGAAGATGTGATCCCGTTCATGGTGGACATCGTCCGCCAGGCGGGTTTGCAACCCCTCGGCGTGACCGTCGTCCCCATGGCTTTGTGGGACTACGATTTGGCTGTCAACACGGTCAAGCCTCACCAGGTGACCAGCTATATCGACATGGGGTCCGAACGCACCCGCGTCTATTTTGTCAGCGAATCGCAATTGCTGTTCTCGCGCGAAATCCCCAATGGCGGAAAAAATATCACCGCCTCTCTGGTCGGCGATTATGAAATCGAGAACCGGGACACGGTGACGGTGGACGAAGTCCGCGCAGAGACCATCAAAAAAACATTCGGCCTGCCTGCCGAAGACGCCGCGGGAAAAACCGAGGAGGGTATACCTCTGACGGTCATCCGCGAACGCATTCTTCCCGTCGTCACCAAACAAGTTGAAGAGTTCAACCGTTCCATCGAATATTTCAAGAACAAGTACAAGACGGACAAGGTGCATCGTCTGATCATATCCGGCGGCGGAGTGGGGTTGAAAGGAATGTACCAGTTGCTCGATCAAAGTCTGGATATGGAGATCGATCGTTGCAACACCTTGTTTCAGGCTAAAACCGGTTCCCTGGAATTGACAAAGGAACAGGCGAAAATGATCGGTCCCAGCCTCACTGCGGCGGCAGGCCTGGCGGTGGGGCAGTGTTCGAAAATCGACTTGTTGCCGGAACGGTTCAAATTCTCCGTTAAAAAATTATTGATCAAACTCGCTCCGTTTGCTTTTATTCCTTTTTTGCTTGCGGGAATGGCTTCATACAGCATGCAATTGCGAGAAGAGATTAAAGTGGATGAGAAAAAGCTTGAGGAGAATAAAGCCCTTCTTGCCAGCCTGCAAAACAAATTGGGGGAGATGCAGGGACCCAAAAAAGAGATCGATGGGCTGGAAAACAAGATTCAGAATCTGAAGCGCGAGAAACGCAGTTTTCCCGGAAGTTCTTCCGCGCCTGTGGATTTCTGGGAAATCCTTGAAGAGATCGCTATGGCGACTGGAAGCAATGTGTCTTTGTCGCAACTGCATTATACGGACGCCAGTTTTGGTAAAGAGGATGATGAGGAGGAGGGTTTGGCGCCGCAACTCAACCGTTTGATGATTCGTCTGCAGGGCAATATTTTTGGCGAGGATCTCGGCGCGCAGGTTTCCCTGAGGAATTTTCTGGAGGATTTACGCAAGTCTCCAGCATTTAAAGAAATTCATATTATCAAGACGGAGCCTGTCAAGGATGGACGTTTTACAAGCCCTGGATTGACGTTTGAACTCAACCTGATTCCGCATGAGAGAAATACAGCGTGA
- a CDS encoding AAA family ATPase produces MYEDFYRFKEKPFSLTPDPEFLYLSKQHQGALDHMMYGIRQREGFMAVVGDVGTGKTTLSRCLLEQLDPGIAVALILNPMLSDMDLLKTCIHDLGAPPVPSRRSMAASGASLGDPGFALEMDDSGTDEDWVNSASKKELLDALNHFLIEQSQKGGSTVIIIDEAQNLPLQVMEQLRILSNLETEKEKLLQIIFVGQLELNDKLFLPELKQLNQRISIRYEITPLSKEETRNYINHRLLVAGVGSRVAFAAPAVNLIYNFSKGYPRLINLACDRTLLAGYNSQADVLQLEHARQGIRSLQGKDDRESRTPLRAFSLKKTLALAAALAVAGFLIWNETADAPNAENSVAVQAAQPTPVSAPAPRVAPEPTPQTIAEPVPAEAPQSEAVAVPVVEPEPNVAAPEEAGYRIHVDSTNSKKEADNEVARLQQAGFDAFSKQVQGPGGAWYMIYVGPFEDAANARVHMKALKFAGKKPILLSIINNG; encoded by the coding sequence ATGTACGAGGATTTTTATCGTTTCAAAGAGAAGCCCTTCAGCCTGACGCCCGACCCGGAATTTTTGTACCTGAGCAAACAGCATCAGGGCGCGCTGGATCACATGATGTACGGCATCCGGCAGAGGGAAGGATTCATGGCGGTGGTGGGCGACGTGGGAACCGGCAAGACGACCCTGTCGCGTTGTCTTCTGGAACAACTGGATCCCGGCATCGCGGTGGCTTTGATCCTCAATCCGATGCTGTCGGATATGGATTTGCTGAAAACCTGTATTCATGACCTGGGCGCTCCGCCCGTGCCTTCGCGCCGAAGCATGGCGGCCTCGGGAGCGAGTCTGGGCGATCCCGGCTTCGCTCTTGAAATGGATGACAGCGGGACGGATGAAGACTGGGTGAACAGCGCTTCGAAAAAAGAACTGCTGGACGCTTTGAATCATTTTCTGATCGAGCAGTCTCAAAAAGGCGGGTCCACTGTGATCATCATTGATGAAGCGCAAAACCTGCCGCTTCAGGTGATGGAGCAATTGCGCATTCTGTCGAATCTGGAAACGGAAAAAGAAAAATTATTGCAGATCATTTTTGTCGGGCAGTTGGAATTGAACGACAAGCTGTTTCTTCCAGAACTCAAACAATTGAATCAGCGGATTTCGATACGTTATGAAATCACGCCCTTGTCAAAGGAAGAAACCCGAAATTATATCAACCATCGCTTGCTCGTCGCAGGGGTTGGCTCTCGCGTCGCCTTCGCCGCTCCTGCGGTGAACTTGATTTATAATTTTTCAAAAGGCTACCCGCGTTTGATCAATCTGGCCTGTGACCGCACCTTGCTTGCGGGCTATAACAGTCAGGCCGATGTCCTGCAATTGGAGCATGCCCGACAAGGGATACGGAGTTTGCAGGGGAAAGACGACCGCGAATCACGAACGCCTTTGCGCGCGTTTTCCTTGAAGAAAACGCTGGCGCTTGCAGCCGCTCTGGCGGTCGCAGGATTTTTGATCTGGAATGAAACGGCGGACGCGCCCAATGCTGAAAATTCAGTCGCTGTGCAGGCGGCGCAACCCACGCCGGTATCCGCGCCAGCGCCGCGTGTCGCGCCGGAGCCGACTCCGCAAACGATAGCAGAGCCTGTTCCCGCAGAAGCGCCTCAAAGCGAAGCGGTAGCGGTTCCAGTCGTGGAGCCGGAACCGAACGTCGCCGCGCCGGAAGAGGCGGGATATCGAATTCATGTCGATTCCACCAATTCAAAAAAAGAGGCGGATAACGAGGTAGCCCGGTTACAGCAAGCGGGCTTTGACGCTTTTTCGAAACAAGTTCAGGGTCCCGGCGGGGCATGGTACATGATCTATGTCGGCCCGTTTGAGGATGCGGCAAACGCTCGCGTTCATATGAAAGCCTTAAAATTTGCGGGTAAAAAGCCAATTCTTTTATCCATTATCAATAATGGTTGA
- a CDS encoding tetratricopeptide repeat protein has product MSLIADSLKKALKDKTSGKKPAPEINLISDKKPRGGAGSNSQAMKVAVLIGIPGIILSYLIYAGAFDSRRTKITDLPIWTTLGFKAPPPKVTLRKTIPPPPAPAPAPVAPPVQAPAPVPVAPAPQQQAGLAPAVEEPVPTAVVPPPPPAPPVEVAQVMPKPKKKTPPPKKKIKIPAAKAKTPLPVRNEDPEKLDNAAVALGDMETPQEIAARKAMERERNVESTPAVIDEMTAATERGHNQAGQAPPEQEKIAASADAKEDKVMEDGQITVNKSVDAKALGSRDQEQKKAEPVYQETPVPPAFRNSGFYFNRAVFFQQSGEWQKALENYRQAAEMAPGNANIYNNMGVIYKELGQYDQAIDEFLRALYLDPKYGKVYNNIGVVYYLKENYAGAATNYQKAIQIDSENLDALNNLAVVYKAQGQYANARAALNRALAINPKHPSTNYNLAVLYEAEKNIEPARHYYWRFVELGEAAHPSLVFEVRRHLDTLR; this is encoded by the coding sequence TTGAGCCTGATTGCGGACAGTCTTAAAAAAGCGTTAAAGGATAAAACCTCTGGTAAAAAACCTGCGCCCGAAATCAACCTGATTTCTGACAAGAAACCTCGGGGCGGGGCCGGTTCGAACTCTCAGGCGATGAAAGTCGCCGTGCTGATCGGCATTCCGGGAATTATCCTTTCGTACCTGATTTATGCAGGCGCCTTCGATTCGAGACGCACCAAGATCACCGACCTTCCGATTTGGACGACGCTGGGTTTCAAGGCGCCGCCTCCAAAAGTCACACTGAGAAAAACGATTCCGCCTCCACCGGCTCCCGCTCCCGCTCCCGTCGCGCCGCCAGTGCAAGCGCCGGCGCCCGTTCCGGTAGCGCCCGCTCCCCAGCAACAAGCAGGGCTTGCTCCTGCAGTTGAAGAGCCGGTCCCTACAGCGGTCGTTCCGCCACCGCCTCCTGCGCCCCCTGTGGAGGTCGCGCAAGTCATGCCGAAGCCTAAGAAGAAAACGCCGCCGCCGAAAAAGAAAATTAAAATCCCGGCGGCCAAAGCGAAGACGCCGCTACCGGTTCGCAATGAAGATCCGGAAAAACTGGACAACGCGGCGGTCGCCCTGGGCGATATGGAGACGCCGCAAGAGATTGCCGCCCGAAAGGCGATGGAGCGTGAACGAAATGTTGAGTCGACGCCGGCTGTCATTGATGAGATGACGGCGGCAACTGAGAGAGGTCACAATCAGGCGGGTCAAGCGCCTCCCGAACAAGAAAAAATTGCGGCGTCTGCAGATGCAAAAGAAGACAAGGTGATGGAGGATGGACAGATCACCGTCAACAAGAGCGTCGATGCCAAAGCGCTGGGTTCAAGAGATCAGGAGCAAAAGAAAGCGGAGCCTGTATATCAGGAGACGCCGGTGCCTCCCGCGTTCAGAAACAGCGGATTTTATTTCAACCGCGCCGTCTTTTTTCAGCAATCGGGGGAATGGCAGAAGGCCCTGGAAAATTACCGTCAAGCGGCGGAGATGGCGCCGGGAAACGCCAATATCTACAATAATATGGGCGTGATCTATAAAGAGCTGGGGCAATACGATCAGGCGATCGATGAGTTTTTACGCGCCCTTTACCTCGATCCGAAGTATGGGAAGGTGTATAACAACATTGGAGTGGTATACTACCTCAAGGAAAATTATGCCGGGGCGGCGACCAACTACCAGAAAGCCATCCAGATCGATTCCGAGAATCTGGATGCGCTGAACAACCTTGCTGTGGTATATAAGGCGCAGGGTCAATATGCAAATGCGCGCGCGGCGCTCAATCGGGCCTTGGCGATCAATCCCAAGCACCCGAGTACGAACTATAATCTGGCTGTTTTATATGAAGCGGAAAAAAATATTGAACCTGCAAGGCATTATTACTGGCGCTTTGTCGAATTGGGCGAAGCGGCTCACCCCTCCCTTGTTTTTGAAGTCCGGCGTCATCTCGACACCCTCCGCTAA
- a CDS encoding DUF502 domain-containing protein: MKSIKSAIKKNMIAGLLITVPAALTYIILRFIVNNVDQAMAPVIDKFIGLSNWSYLEENSIPGTGLLIIFLFILLVGLLVTNFLGRKLVEIGENLLNKIPFVRAIYTSIKKVIHTISQTETPSFERMVLLTYPRVPLKTLGIVCCDARGEIVQNTRDKMVNVFVPTSPNPTTGYLLIVPIEDVDMLTMTVEDGLKMIISFGMVTIAEGAPGAVTVDRKEFQEMAEQAQVANKDASDGDRSA; the protein is encoded by the coding sequence ATGAAATCAATCAAGAGCGCCATCAAGAAAAACATGATCGCGGGTTTGCTCATCACGGTTCCCGCCGCGTTGACTTATATCATCCTGCGTTTCATTGTGAACAATGTGGATCAGGCGATGGCGCCTGTCATCGACAAATTCATTGGGCTGTCCAACTGGAGTTATCTGGAAGAAAATTCCATTCCAGGGACGGGGCTGTTAATCATCTTTCTGTTTATTTTGCTGGTGGGTTTGCTGGTCACCAATTTTCTGGGCCGCAAGCTGGTGGAGATTGGCGAGAATCTGCTGAATAAAATTCCATTCGTCAGGGCCATTTACACCAGCATCAAGAAAGTCATTCACACGATCTCGCAAACGGAGACGCCTTCATTTGAGCGGATGGTGTTGTTGACCTATCCGCGAGTACCCTTGAAAACTCTGGGCATCGTGTGTTGCGATGCGCGCGGGGAGATTGTTCAGAACACGCGCGACAAGATGGTGAACGTGTTTGTGCCGACCTCTCCCAATCCCACCACAGGATACTTGTTGATCGTTCCCATCGAGGATGTGGATATGTTGACGATGACGGTGGAAGACGGTCTTAAAATGATCATCTCGTTTGGAATGGTGACTATCGCAGAAGGCGCGCCGGGCGCTGTGACGGTCGATAGAAAAGAATTTCAGGAAATGGCGGAGCAGGCGCAAGTTGCGAACAAGGATGCGTCGGATGGGGATCGTTCCGCTTAA
- the fliJ gene encoding flagellar export protein FliJ — translation MKFKLEALLKLNKNKEDLVLREMGKINHHLQNQKQRQNFMTTVAKERGESRNQKISGTVTANTLAIYDNFFQGVKIQNARQTQIISEVSERMEKTRERLVEAMRKRKTLEILKSAQLKKFRAKQQKREIKEMDEMATNLWRRHDEF, via the coding sequence ATGAAATTCAAACTTGAAGCCTTGTTAAAACTGAATAAGAATAAGGAAGACTTGGTCCTGCGCGAGATGGGCAAGATCAATCATCATCTGCAGAACCAGAAACAGCGACAAAACTTCATGACCACCGTCGCCAAAGAACGCGGAGAATCGCGCAACCAAAAAATTTCAGGAACAGTAACCGCCAATACCCTGGCGATTTATGATAATTTTTTTCAGGGCGTAAAAATCCAGAACGCCCGGCAGACTCAAATCATTTCCGAAGTTTCAGAGCGTATGGAAAAAACGCGGGAACGTCTGGTCGAGGCCATGAGGAAACGCAAGACTCTGGAGATACTCAAGAGCGCCCAATTAAAAAAATTTCGAGCGAAACAGCAAAAACGCGAGATCAAGGAAATGGACGAAATGGCCACCAACCTATGGCGCAGACATGACGAATTCTAA